One genomic window of Synergistaceae bacterium includes the following:
- a CDS encoding tripartite tricarboxylate transporter TctB family protein, translating to MKKTDIGVCLAMYGVCAFFLYMTLQLPKAAQIYPLCVIALLAALTTLHVINMIRAAIREGVTSGLEDFKNFLPVQFFMILALIVIYLAIMPYAGFYLASILFMSVTLLFLRVKIWQAVLAEIVIIALVYCAFTLFLEVRLPAGILFD from the coding sequence ATGAAGAAAACAGATATCGGAGTCTGTCTCGCGATGTACGGGGTTTGCGCATTTTTCCTGTATATGACTCTGCAACTTCCGAAAGCTGCGCAAATTTATCCGTTGTGCGTGATTGCTTTATTAGCCGCATTGACGACTTTGCACGTGATTAACATGATTCGTGCTGCGATTCGTGAAGGCGTTACGAGCGGGTTGGAAGATTTCAAAAATTTTCTGCCCGTTCAATTTTTTATGATATTAGCTCTGATTGTAATTTATCTTGCCATAATGCCGTATGCAGGCTTTTATCTTGCGAGTATATTATTTATGAGTGTAACACTTTTATTTTTGCGCGTTAAAATTTGGCAGGCCGTTCTTGCTGAAATTGTGATAATTGCGTTAGTTTATTGCGCGTTCACATTATTTCTTGAAGTCAGACTCCCCGCCGGAATATTATTTGATTAA